The Camelus dromedarius isolate mCamDro1 chromosome 19, mCamDro1.pat, whole genome shotgun sequence genome segment CCCCAGTGTTATTTGAGGTAAATGGGACCGTGTTTACAATTACTGCACACATGGGAACCAGAAGCTTTTCCATCCTACTCTACAAAGTCAAAAACAGTGTTTCTAAGTGCCCTACTCCCAAATAACCATTAACAACTGATTATACAGGCGTCTCCAGGCTGTGTTCCCATAGAAAGGGCTCTAACCTAAATTAAACTGCACAGAACTGTTCACAGACCGTGTTGAGCCTTCCTGAGGTCCTGGAGAGGTGAGCGTGGAAGGAAAACCCAGGAGAGATTTTGGGTGAGGCCCCATTTCTTAGGCAGGGGTTTGAGTCTCTCTTCTCAGAAAAAGTCTGTCTTTATTTCCAGCCCACTCCTTCCAACAACCACAGCCCCAACGCCACTCAGCCACAACACAGAGGCATTTATAACCGTTACCTCTTTATTGTGCTTAGTGGGGCACCcaggaggttggggtgggggaatgCTAGTTGAGACAGAGAACACACAAAAGGTAAACTCTGCCTTGCACCTCCCAGTGGCCCTCGTTGGTTCTCTATCTCTGGGCTCAGTCAGAGTAGGCCCCTCTTTCTCCTGGGGTGGAAACTGGCCCAGGTCCCTAAGTTGACCAGGCTTCTCCAGAGGCTTGCCCAGCTGCCGCCACCATCACTGACTGGCCTCCCGGTACTGATGCATCAGGTCACTGACATCCGTACTTTCCGCTTTCACCCAGCCATCTTCCTTCATGTGGTACACTGCGGGCAAACGAGAAAGAACCTAGCGTCAGCTTTCCCTTCAGAATTCCTGTTAATGATGTTGTGTTGAAGGCCACAACAGCAACACCGACTCTCAAAGCCTTTATTACTGGGACTTCAGTGCCCTTCCTCTGGCTCTGAAAACCCATCCCCTGCCACTCTGCCTCCCCTAGGTCTCCCGGTCTCAaatctcccttccccacccagagGCATGGTAGGGGGCCATTGGTCTCTTACTGTTGACAACACCTCCAGAATAGCTGTCGCGGTGGGTGGCATGAACGATAGCCCTTCGGCCCAGGTCATAGGCCTCTTCGATGCTGAGATTGGGCAGATAGCCGCTGTCCATGACCCCATAGGCATAGGTGTTCCCGCTACCAGTGGAGAATATACTTCCTGAGAGCCGTGTCCCATTTTCATTCACATAGTAGAGTCCAGGTCCCTAAAGGGAGCAAGAAGGTTCCAGGTTGGAATTGGAGAGGAAGTTGTTGGTAACGCACAGGTTCAAGTATGAGCCATGAGAAGTAGATAAAACAATAAGAATGACCACAGGGGCTTTTGAACTGGAATAGCAATCGTAGAAGTTTAGGGGgggaaacaggaaaaacaaacttGGAATTAGCTATTTTATCCACAGAGACAAGCTTATGAAACTAATGGTCCACATCTGGACATAGAAATTGCCAGTGGATGTGCTGGAacaattttcctttatttctttttctttcttcctttcttttttttaatggagatactggggattgaatccagggctTCATATacactaagcacgtgctctaccactgagccgtaccctACCTCAATGGAGCAACTCTATAACCCAGTGTTCTATGTACTGCATACCTTGTAGGTGAGGGAGTGGGCGTGTCTAGTGGGGAAACTGCTCTCTCATCcacgtggggtggggggtggagggtgggggatgATACAGAGGATGGAGAGGACTCACCTTCTTGTCCCAGCCACAGATCATACTGCCCATGGAGAGGCCCATGCCCCGGTACTGGCACATCATGTTGGAGAGCAGTTTGGAGGCTGCTGACACTGAGATCCGCTCCCCATTCCGCAGATAGTACAGCCTGGGTGAGGACAGGGCGGGTGGGGGAGAGGACTTAGAGGTGACAGGAGAGGGCTAGCCCTCTGAGCAGCCCATTTGATGGGCAAAAAAATGATTGCAGAGATAAGCATTTGAAAGGAATGGTTTTGTAGGATCTAAGGATCAGGGAAAGATCTGGAATTTAAAGGATCCAAACTACATAAAGAAATCCTTGTAAGTGATATGATCCCACCAGAGTCGATGATGTCAGTGCTAAATAACTGACAGGTTATCTGGCTTACTGACAGGAGCACAAGCTGAGATTTGGGAGAAGGTTTTGAATCACCAAAAGGCTGTTTTGTGAAACACTATGTTAGCACTAAGATGCTCTG includes the following:
- the PSMB8 gene encoding proteasome subunit beta type-8, giving the protein MALLDVCGATRGQLEDWAVPAAGSRHRSDPGHYSFSMRSPELALPRGMQPTEFFQSLGGNGGRNVQIEMAHGTTTLAFKFQHGVIVAVDSRASAGNYISDFMVNKVIEINPYLLGTMSGCAADCQYWERLLAKECRLYYLRNGERISVSAASKLLSNMMCQYRGMGLSMGSMICGWDKKGPGLYYVNENGTRLSGSIFSTGSGNTYAYGVMDSGYLPNLSIEEAYDLGRRAIVHATHRDSYSGGVVNMYHMKEDGWVKAESTDVSDLMHQYREASQ